One region of Puniceicoccaceae bacterium genomic DNA includes:
- a CDS encoding HAMP domain-containing sensor histidine kinase translates to MNRKVRLQTRILYQSLLINLVTVVVFVGGTLIHLRYGFKRTVDAQLELLGPEILESLSQQSASLGQQELPVLLTLFDEQNPVRILRLETVTNQALFDNPRYTHLIADYLDERDEELEKGKPAERFQTLWSEGRTLRVARYENRAFRIYMAADLAQVDESLWQILIAFLVMLPVTVLASIIASSVLARRVTDPLDSLARQAKQTDASGLNRAISIRDATVEVEALVAILNDMMDRLNRSFLQARRFSADASHELKTPLTVMHGILAQKVDAAAEGGLSREELDQLMGETNRMRKIVEALVVLAKADEQSLLQISHTVRLGPILSDLVEDASAMGEAYGVTARLSGTGQGWLSGDERLIRLALYNLLKNAVEHANPGSSVELDCQINQGWVELQVRNRGRAISEKDRERIFDRFFCGNGAAVEGTRRGLGLGLNLAMEVARAHGGTVQLLRSDGELTVFLLKLPLAVST, encoded by the coding sequence ATGAATCGAAAAGTTCGCCTGCAAACCCGCATCCTCTATCAGTCCCTCTTGATCAACCTCGTCACCGTGGTGGTCTTTGTCGGAGGAACCCTCATCCACCTGCGCTACGGATTCAAACGAACGGTAGATGCCCAGTTGGAACTCCTCGGCCCGGAGATTCTGGAAAGTCTTTCGCAGCAGAGTGCATCGCTTGGGCAGCAGGAACTTCCAGTGCTGCTCACGCTCTTTGATGAGCAGAATCCAGTTCGCATACTCCGACTTGAAACCGTCACTAACCAAGCACTTTTTGACAACCCACGCTACACCCACCTCATCGCAGATTATCTGGATGAACGGGATGAGGAACTGGAGAAGGGCAAACCCGCAGAACGGTTTCAGACCCTGTGGTCGGAAGGTCGCACCCTTCGGGTCGCCCGCTACGAAAATCGGGCCTTCCGAATCTACATGGCCGCAGATCTGGCGCAGGTGGACGAGTCTCTCTGGCAGATCCTCATTGCATTTCTGGTGATGCTGCCTGTGACGGTTCTCGCCTCGATCATCGCCAGCAGCGTGCTTGCACGACGCGTCACCGATCCGCTCGATTCTCTGGCGCGCCAGGCAAAGCAAACTGATGCGAGTGGACTCAATCGCGCCATTTCGATCCGCGATGCGACTGTGGAGGTGGAGGCACTGGTTGCCATTCTCAATGACATGATGGATCGCCTCAACCGCAGCTTCCTTCAGGCGCGTCGCTTCAGCGCGGATGCGTCCCACGAACTCAAAACCCCCCTTACGGTCATGCATGGCATCCTGGCACAGAAGGTGGATGCTGCAGCGGAAGGCGGACTCTCACGCGAGGAATTGGATCAGCTCATGGGAGAAACCAATCGCATGCGCAAGATTGTTGAAGCACTGGTGGTGTTGGCAAAGGCGGACGAACAATCGCTGCTGCAGATTTCCCATACGGTGCGCCTGGGACCGATCCTGAGTGATTTGGTGGAAGATGCCTCCGCCATGGGAGAAGCATATGGGGTGACGGCCAGGCTCAGTGGAACGGGCCAGGGCTGGTTGAGTGGTGACGAACGCCTGATACGGCTCGCACTCTACAACTTGCTCAAAAATGCGGTCGAGCACGCCAATCCCGGATCAAGTGTCGAACTCGATTGCCAAATCAATCAAGGGTGGGTGGAACTGCAGGTCCGGAATCGTGGGAGGGCCATTTCGGAGAAAGATCGGGAACGCATCTTTGATCGCTTCTTTTGCGGCAATGGGGCAGCTGTGGAGGGTACCAGACGTGGACTGGGTTTGGGACTCAACCTTGCGATGGAAGTGGCACGCGCCCATGGTGGCACGGTGCAACTGCTTCGATCCGATGGAGAACTGACGGTGTTTTTACTAAAACTACCCCTCGCAGTTTCGACCTGA
- a CDS encoding response regulator transcription factor, whose protein sequence is MKCLVVEDDQRIADLVSKRLSSDGFLVSTEREGTLALDRLLRECFDLAVLDIMIPGRDGLSVLRAIREQGVHTPVLLLTARSSLVERVEGLEFGADDYLTKPFHIEELSARVRALARRAKSEILTVLSFEDLSLHLSKREVLRAGELIELTNREFALLEYFLRNAERVLSRTQICEHVWGYYFDVNDNLVDVYVKRLRKKIERDGRPRLIQTIRGVGYSLRLEP, encoded by the coding sequence ATGAAATGCCTTGTGGTGGAAGACGATCAGCGCATCGCAGATCTGGTGAGCAAACGTCTCAGCTCCGATGGGTTTTTGGTCAGCACCGAACGCGAGGGGACCCTCGCGCTGGACCGTCTGTTGCGGGAGTGCTTTGACTTGGCGGTTCTCGACATCATGATTCCGGGAAGGGATGGTTTGAGTGTGCTGCGCGCGATTCGTGAACAAGGGGTGCATACCCCAGTGCTACTGCTCACAGCGCGCTCGTCGCTGGTGGAGCGTGTGGAGGGACTGGAATTCGGTGCGGATGACTACCTCACAAAACCCTTTCACATTGAAGAACTCTCCGCTCGGGTCCGTGCGCTGGCGCGTCGCGCGAAATCAGAGATCCTCACGGTGTTGAGCTTTGAAGACCTCAGCCTGCATCTGAGCAAGCGCGAGGTGTTGCGGGCTGGCGAACTCATTGAATTGACAAACCGGGAATTTGCCCTGCTCGAGTATTTTCTGCGCAACGCAGAGCGCGTGCTCTCGCGCACTCAGATTTGCGAGCACGTTTGGGGGTATTATTTTGATGTCAATGATAACCTCGTGGATGTGTATGTGAAACGACTGCGGAAAAAAATCGAACGGGATGGGCGACCCCGGCTCATTCAAACCATTCGCGGAGTGGGGTACAGCCTGCGCCTTGAGCCATGA